One window of the Eucalyptus grandis isolate ANBG69807.140 chromosome 8, ASM1654582v1, whole genome shotgun sequence genome contains the following:
- the LOC104415734 gene encoding very-long-chain 3-oxoacyl-CoA reductase 1, whose protein sequence is MALADFLIATAAVLGFISLFKNLLAFARWLYAAFLRKPKDLRDYGSWAIVTGATDGIGKALVFELASKGLNLVLVGRNPSKLEATSRELRDRFRATTEVKTVVADFAKLSGEEIAAAIAGATEGIDVGLLVNNAGMASLPKYFHEVDRELTESTLRVNVNAAVWTTKGVIDGMLKRKRGAILNMGSGSAVCVSSFPLWTLYASTKAFLGTFSKSMSLEYEGQGIDIQCQAPLFVATKMNMMKRWYVFIPSPEMFSRASVRWIGYDRVCNPYWSHSVQAFVARTLDTIIVWGIECYAKWWRAQERSRR, encoded by the exons ATGGCTCTTGCGGACTTCTTGATCGCCACGGCCGCCGTACTAGGCTTCATCTCGCTCTTCAAGAACCTGCTCGCCTTCGCCCGATGGCTGTACGCCGCGTTCCTCAGGAAGCCGAAGGACTTGCGCGACTACGGCTCATGGGCCATCGTCACCGGCGCCACCGACGGCATCGGGAAAGCCCTGGTGTTCGAGCTCGCCTCCAAGGGCCTCAACCTCGTGCTCGTCGGTCGGAACCCCAGCAAACTCGAGGCTACCTCGAGGGAGCTGAGGGATAGATTCAGAGCAACCACCGAG GTCAAGACCGTGGTCGCCGATTTTGCGAAGCTGAGCGGAGAGGAGATAGCGGCGGCCATTGCAGGAGCGACGGAAGGGATCGACGTCGGGTTGCTGGTCAACAACGCGGGGATGGCTTCTCTCCCGAAATACTTTCACGAGGTGGATCGAGAGTTGACGGAGAGCACGTTGAGAGTGAACGTCAACGCAGCGGTGTGGACGACGAAGGGAGTGATCGATGGAATgttgaagaggaagagaggagcgATCTTGAACATGGGATCTGGTTCCGCCGTGTGTGTCTCTTCGTTTCCTCTTTGGACCTTGTATGCCTCCACCAAAGC TTTTCTGGGAACATTCTCAAAAAGCATGAGTCTGGAGTACGAGGGACAAGGGATTGATATTCAATGTCAG GCTCCTCTTTTCGTTGCCACcaaaatgaatatgatgaagAGATGGTATGTCTTCATACCTTCTCCGGAGATGTTCAGCAGAGCTAGCGTGCGGTGGATCGGGTACGACCGGGTGTGCAACCCCTATTGGTCGCACTCGGTTCAGGCGTTCGTGGCACGCACGCTGGACACAATCATTGTTTGGGGTATCGAATGTTACGCGAAATGGTGGAGAGCTCAAGAAAGATCGCGTCGTTAG
- the LOC104430453 gene encoding very-long-chain 3-oxoacyl-CoA reductase 1-like: MSLTNKENHGTQNKNGASINNNASVACSFSFYDYGSWAVVTGTTDGIRKALVFELTSKGLNLGLISWNPSKLEATSSELRDRFGATTEVHHIVKTGVADLMKLSGEEIAAAIARATEGIDVGLLVNNAGLAYPYPRCFHEVDRELMESMLRVNVNAALWATKGVIDGTLKRKRGAILNSGSGSSVCIPSFPLLTLYASTKAFMAMFSRSIDLEYKEAGIDIQCQVPPFIATKMIMLRRRLMLVPSPEMFSRASVRWIGYERQCNPYWLHAVQGFVIRATDAFTIWYGQRYLKWMRQEGLEHDGLL, encoded by the exons ATGTCtctcacaaacaaagaaaaccaTGGCACTCAAAATAAGAATGGCGCTTCGATCAACAACAATGCTTCGGTGGCGTGCAGCTTCTCCTTTTAC GACTATGGCTCGTGGGCTGTTGTCACCGGCACCACTGACGGCATCAGGAAAGCCCTGGTCTTCGAGCTCACCTCCAAGGGCCTCAACCTTGGGCTCATTAGCTGGAACCCCAGCAAACTCGAAGCCACCTCGAGTGAGCTGAGGGATAGATTCGGAGCAACCACCGAGGTCCATCACATA GTCAAGACTGGGGTCGCGGACCTCATGAAGCTGAGCGGAGAGGAGATAGCGGCAGCCATTGCGAGAGCCACGGAAGGGATCGACGTCGGGTTGCTCGTCAACAACGCGGGGTTGGCTTATCCGTACCCGAGGTGCTTTCACGAGGTGGATCGAGAGTTGATGGAGAGCATGTTGAGAGTGAACGTCAACGCAGCGTTGTGGGCGACGAAGGGAGTGATCGATGGAACgttgaagaggaa gaGAGGAGCGATCTTGAACAGTGGTTCTGGTTCCTCCGTGTGTATCCCTTCGTTTCCTCTTCTGACCTTGTATGCCTCCACCAAAGC TTTTATGGCAATGTTCTCGAGGAGCATCGACCTTGAGTACAAGGAGGCGGGGATTGATATTCAATGTCAA GTCCCCCCTTTCATAGCTACAAAGATGATCATGTTGAGGAGGCGCCTGATGCTCGTGCCGTCTCCCGAGATGTTCAGCAGAGCGAGCGTGCGGTGGATCGGGTATGAGCGCCAGTGCAACCCTTACTGGTTACATGCAGTGCAAGGGTTTGTGATACGTGCCACAGATGCGTTCACCATTTGGTACGGTCAGCGCTACCTGAAATGGATGAGACAAGAGGGGCTTGAGCACGATGGCCTTCTTTAG